One segment of Funiculus sociatus GB2-C1 DNA contains the following:
- a CDS encoding acyl-CoA desaturase has product MTSNTETAPNRGEYGTLSWINVAFFGAFHALALLAPWFFSWSALGVAIFLHWLFGSIGICLGYHRLLTHRSLQVPKPLEYAITFIGSLALQGGPIFWVAGHRMHHLHTEDVDKDPYSARRGFWWSHMLWLFYPQGETFDYESYKRLAPDLDRDPFYRWLNKNFLLLQLPLGLLLYLLGGWSFVIYGIFVRAVLLWHSTWLINSATHMTGYRTFTSEDNSRNLWWAALLTYGEGWHNNHHAYPNVAKAGWQWWEIDMTWWAITILKKLGLAQRVVMPPEG; this is encoded by the coding sequence ATGACTTCTAATACGGAAACGGCTCCCAACAGGGGTGAATATGGCACCCTGTCTTGGATAAATGTGGCCTTCTTCGGTGCATTTCATGCACTGGCATTATTAGCACCTTGGTTCTTTTCCTGGTCGGCGCTGGGCGTAGCAATTTTTTTACACTGGCTGTTCGGTAGCATTGGCATTTGTTTGGGTTATCACCGATTGCTAACGCACCGCAGCTTGCAGGTGCCAAAGCCTCTGGAGTATGCAATCACTTTCATCGGATCGTTAGCACTGCAAGGCGGGCCGATCTTTTGGGTAGCTGGACACCGGATGCACCACCTACACACCGAGGATGTGGACAAAGATCCTTACTCTGCACGACGAGGATTTTGGTGGAGTCATATGCTGTGGTTGTTTTACCCGCAAGGAGAAACTTTCGACTATGAATCTTATAAGCGCTTAGCTCCAGATTTAGATCGCGATCCCTTTTACCGTTGGCTGAATAAAAACTTTTTGCTGCTTCAGCTGCCCTTGGGACTTTTACTTTACCTGCTTGGCGGTTGGTCGTTTGTAATTTATGGCATATTTGTGCGAGCAGTTTTACTGTGGCACAGCACTTGGTTGATTAATTCGGCAACCCACATGACAGGCTACCGCACATTCACTTCTGAAGACAATTCCCGTAATCTTTGGTGGGCAGCATTGCTTACCTACGGCGAAGGATGGCACAATAATCACCATGCTTATCCGAATGTGGCGAAGGCAGGATGGCAGTGGTGGGAAATCGACATGACTTGGTGGGCGATTACAATCCTGAAAAAGCTGGGTTTGGCACAACGAGTAGTGATGCCACCAGAAGGATAA
- a CDS encoding winged helix-turn-helix domain-containing protein encodes MAPKKILVVDDDPAIRNLVYRFLGQQNYLMESAGDGKTALARFEQFQPDLVILDVILPDIIGYEVCQQMKKSRTGTLVMLLTGLADVEHQVTGLEWADAYVTKPFHLRLLEKQVQALLRFLQPPVHPEERKRFVFEKLVIDPVSREVTFDNQIVSLTALEFDLLHFLAKHSKQALSRKDLIRDVWGHEFVADERVVDVHIGQIRRKLEPNISKPIFIHTVRGFGYKFEPPSPTQNKNVQLMG; translated from the coding sequence ATAGCTCCCAAAAAGATTCTTGTGGTTGATGACGATCCTGCTATTCGGAATTTAGTTTATCGCTTTTTAGGTCAGCAAAATTATTTAATGGAGTCCGCCGGAGACGGTAAGACTGCTTTGGCAAGGTTTGAACAATTCCAACCCGATTTGGTGATTCTAGATGTAATTTTGCCTGACATTATCGGCTATGAGGTTTGTCAGCAAATGAAAAAAAGCCGCACGGGTACTCTTGTCATGCTGCTGACCGGACTAGCGGATGTAGAACACCAAGTTACAGGATTAGAGTGGGCTGATGCCTATGTTACCAAGCCTTTCCATCTGCGACTATTGGAAAAACAAGTGCAGGCTCTTTTGCGTTTCCTCCAGCCTCCAGTCCATCCTGAGGAACGGAAGCGTTTTGTGTTTGAGAAGTTGGTGATTGACCCGGTGAGCCGTGAGGTAACGTTTGACAATCAAATTGTATCGTTAACCGCCTTGGAATTTGATCTGCTGCATTTTTTAGCGAAGCATTCCAAGCAGGCGTTGAGTCGCAAGGATCTGATTAGAGACGTTTGGGGTCATGAATTTGTCGCAGATGAACGGGTTGTTGACGTTCATATCGGTCAAATTCGCCGGAAGCTGGAACCGAATATTAGTAAGCCGATATTTATTCATACCGTCCGGGGTTTTGGCTACAAGTTTGAGCCGCCTAGCCCCACTCAGAATAAAAATGTTCAATTAATGGGATAG
- the pcrA gene encoding DNA helicase PcrA — MTTTTNFLSHLNPSQRLAVEHYEGPLLVVAGAGSGKTRALTYRIANLILQHGVDPENILAVTFTNKAAREMKERMEKLFAAQLAEKQYGKPLSALPADEQTRLRSRVYKLYIKDLWIGTFHSLFSRILRFDIEKYQDEKGRKWTRNFSIFDDSDSQSLVKEIVTKQLNLDEKKFEPRSVRYTISNAKNQGFSPQEFAAEQPNFRGRTIAQVYSLYQDKLAENNALDFDDLIMVPVKLFEQNEQVLGYWHRKFHHILVDEYQDTNRIQYDLIRLLVTDGKTEKSEWSWRDRSVFVVGDADQSIYSFRMADFTILLEFQDNFGDGLPDDDTRTMVKLEENYRSRENILQAANQLIENNTQRIDKVLKATRGAGELIFCYKGDNEIAEAEFVVTQIRHLEHQNPELNWGSFAILYRTNAQSRAFEECLVRGGVPYTIVGGLKFYDRKEIKDAVAYLRLIVNPADTVSLQRVINTPRRGIGKATLDAIAGVSQELGVSMWEILKDETSVNTLAGRAAKAIARFVEMICHWQNQLEILPASEIVQGIMENSGYIQDLKTQGTDEAQNRLENVQELFNAVQQFEQENEDTKLESFLQNASLSSDLDDLKEGESRLSMMTLHSAKGLEFPVVFLVGMEQGLLPHNRTLNDPAQLEEERRLCYVGITRAQERLYLTHASERRLWGSREPAVSSQFLKELPKELLSGITKVNRTTAPAKSQTAATNGNHNWKVGDRVLHSAFGVGNITHIFGQGNKISVAIKFPSVGQKIIDPKIAKLQRVE, encoded by the coding sequence ATGACTACCACTACTAACTTCCTTAGCCACCTCAACCCCAGTCAACGCCTCGCCGTCGAACATTACGAAGGCCCCTTGCTTGTCGTTGCTGGCGCCGGGAGCGGCAAAACACGCGCGCTAACTTATCGAATTGCTAATCTAATTTTGCAGCACGGGGTAGATCCGGAAAATATCCTGGCGGTGACTTTTACCAATAAAGCCGCACGGGAAATGAAGGAACGGATGGAAAAGCTGTTCGCCGCGCAGTTAGCGGAGAAGCAATACGGTAAGCCGTTGTCAGCGTTACCTGCGGATGAACAAACCCGGTTGCGATCGCGTGTTTACAAACTTTACATCAAAGATTTGTGGATTGGAACCTTTCACAGTCTTTTTTCCCGAATTCTCCGCTTTGATATTGAGAAATATCAGGATGAAAAAGGACGCAAGTGGACGCGAAACTTTTCCATTTTTGACGATTCCGATTCTCAAAGTTTGGTAAAAGAGATTGTCACCAAACAACTAAACTTGGATGAGAAAAAGTTTGAACCGCGTTCGGTGCGCTATACCATCAGCAACGCCAAAAATCAGGGATTTTCTCCTCAAGAGTTTGCCGCCGAACAACCGAATTTTCGCGGACGGACGATTGCTCAAGTTTACAGTCTCTACCAAGATAAACTTGCAGAAAACAACGCCCTAGATTTTGACGATTTGATTATGGTTCCAGTCAAATTGTTTGAGCAAAATGAGCAAGTATTGGGTTACTGGCACCGCAAGTTTCATCATATTCTAGTAGATGAATATCAAGATACTAACCGAATTCAGTACGATTTGATTCGCTTGTTAGTAACAGATGGAAAGACAGAAAAAAGTGAATGGAGTTGGCGCGATCGCTCGGTTTTTGTAGTTGGTGATGCGGATCAATCTATTTATAGTTTCCGCATGGCAGATTTTACAATTCTGCTGGAATTTCAGGATAATTTTGGCGACGGTTTGCCAGATGACGACACCCGCACAATGGTAAAACTGGAAGAAAACTATCGTTCCAGAGAAAATATTCTGCAAGCGGCTAATCAACTGATTGAAAATAATACTCAGCGCATTGACAAAGTGTTGAAAGCGACACGCGGCGCTGGCGAACTTATTTTTTGTTATAAAGGCGACAATGAAATTGCGGAAGCCGAATTTGTCGTCACTCAAATTCGCCATCTAGAACACCAAAATCCCGAATTAAACTGGGGTAGCTTTGCCATACTTTATCGCACCAACGCTCAATCTCGCGCTTTTGAAGAATGCTTGGTGCGCGGCGGTGTACCTTATACAATAGTCGGGGGTTTGAAGTTCTACGACCGGAAAGAAATTAAAGATGCGGTTGCATATTTGCGGCTAATTGTCAACCCTGCGGATACAGTTAGTTTGCAGCGAGTGATTAATACACCACGACGCGGGATAGGCAAAGCTACATTAGATGCGATCGCAGGCGTTTCCCAAGAGTTAGGCGTGTCGATGTGGGAAATCCTCAAAGATGAGACTTCAGTTAACACATTAGCTGGACGTGCTGCCAAAGCGATCGCGCGTTTTGTCGAAATGATTTGCCACTGGCAGAACCAACTAGAAATCCTACCAGCATCGGAAATTGTTCAGGGAATAATGGAAAATTCTGGTTATATTCAGGATTTGAAAACCCAAGGCACCGATGAAGCGCAAAACCGACTAGAAAACGTCCAAGAACTTTTCAACGCGGTGCAACAATTTGAACAAGAAAATGAAGACACAAAATTAGAAAGTTTTCTCCAAAATGCTTCCTTATCTTCTGACTTAGATGATTTGAAAGAAGGAGAATCGCGCCTTTCTATGATGACATTGCACTCTGCCAAAGGGCTAGAATTCCCAGTAGTGTTTTTAGTAGGAATGGAACAGGGATTACTACCCCATAACCGCACCTTAAACGATCCAGCGCAACTAGAAGAAGAACGGCGTTTGTGTTATGTCGGCATCACCCGCGCTCAAGAAAGATTGTATCTCACCCATGCCAGCGAACGTCGCCTATGGGGTTCCCGCGAACCTGCTGTTAGTTCGCAATTTCTCAAAGAGTTGCCCAAAGAATTACTAAGTGGAATAACAAAAGTTAATCGCACCACCGCCCCGGCAAAATCCCAAACGGCGGCAACCAATGGTAATCATAATTGGAAAGTAGGCGATCGCGTTCTTCACTCAGCTTTTGGCGTTGGTAACATCACCCACATTTTCGGACAAGGAAACAAAATCTCCGTAGCAATCAAATTCCCAAGCGTCGGGCAAAAAATCATCGATCCCAAAATTGCCAAACTCCAAAGAGTCGAGTAG